In one window of Pseudomonas sp. IAC-BECa141 DNA:
- a CDS encoding heme lyase CcmF/NrfE family subunit, protein MTSTIFIPELGHLAMILALCFALVQAVVPLLGAWRGDRLWMGLAQPAAWGQFAFLLFAFGVLTYAFMTDDFSVAYVAMNSNSALPWYYKFSAVWGAHEGSLLLWALILGGWTFAVSVFSRQLPQVMLARVLAVMGMISTGFLLFLILTSNPFSRILPQIPADGRDLNPLLQDIGLIVHPPMLYMGYVGFSVAFAFAIAALLGGRLDAAWARWSRPWTIVAWAFLGIGITLGSWWAYYELGWGGWWFWDPVENASFMPWLVGTALIHSLAVTEKRGVFKSWTVLLAIAAFSLSLLGTFLVRSGVLTSVHAFASDPARGVFILIFLLFVVGGSLTLFALRAPVVKSQVGFNLWSRETLLLGNNLVLVVAASMILLGTLYPLILDAISGAKLSVGPPYFNALFIPLMALLMVVMAVGVIVRWKDTPVKWLANMLTPVLLGSVALAVVAGIAYGDFNWAVIATFLLAAWVLLAGVRDIFDKTRHKGLIKGLPTLTRSYWGMQLAHLGIAVCALGVVLSSQNSAERDLRLAPGESMDLAGYQFVFEGAKHFEGPNFTSDKGTIRVIRDGREVSVLHPEKRLYTVQSSMMTEAGIDAGFTRDLYVALGEPLGDDAWAVRVHVKPFVRWIWFGGLLTGLGGLLAALDRRYRVKVKAKVREALGMEGAAA, encoded by the coding sequence ATGACATCCACCATTTTCATTCCCGAGCTTGGCCATCTGGCCATGATTCTCGCGCTGTGTTTTGCGCTGGTGCAGGCCGTGGTGCCGTTGCTCGGTGCCTGGCGCGGTGATCGTCTGTGGATGGGCCTCGCTCAACCGGCAGCGTGGGGCCAATTCGCATTTTTGCTGTTCGCCTTCGGCGTCCTGACCTACGCGTTCATGACCGACGATTTCTCCGTGGCTTATGTCGCGATGAATTCCAACAGCGCGCTGCCGTGGTACTACAAGTTCAGCGCGGTGTGGGGTGCCCACGAAGGTTCGTTGCTGCTGTGGGCGTTGATCCTCGGCGGCTGGACCTTCGCCGTGTCGGTGTTCTCCCGACAGTTGCCGCAAGTCATGCTCGCTCGCGTGCTGGCGGTGATGGGCATGATCAGCACCGGTTTCCTGTTGTTCCTGATCCTCACGTCGAACCCGTTCTCGCGGATCCTGCCGCAGATTCCGGCCGACGGTCGTGACCTCAATCCGTTGCTGCAGGACATCGGCCTGATCGTGCATCCGCCGATGCTGTACATGGGTTATGTCGGGTTCTCGGTGGCCTTCGCCTTCGCCATCGCCGCACTGCTGGGCGGTCGCCTCGATGCGGCGTGGGCACGCTGGTCGCGTCCGTGGACCATCGTTGCCTGGGCCTTCCTGGGTATCGGCATCACCCTGGGTTCGTGGTGGGCTTATTACGAACTCGGTTGGGGGGGCTGGTGGTTCTGGGACCCGGTGGAAAACGCCTCCTTCATGCCATGGCTGGTGGGCACTGCGCTGATTCACTCGTTGGCGGTCACCGAGAAACGTGGTGTGTTCAAGAGCTGGACGGTGTTGCTGGCGATTGCCGCGTTTTCCCTGAGCCTGCTCGGCACCTTCCTTGTGCGTTCCGGGGTACTGACGTCGGTGCATGCGTTTGCCTCCGATCCCGCGCGCGGCGTGTTCATCCTGATTTTCCTGCTGTTCGTGGTCGGTGGTTCGCTGACCCTCTTTGCTTTGCGCGCTCCGGTGGTCAAGAGCCAGGTCGGCTTCAATCTGTGGTCGCGGGAAACCCTGCTGCTGGGCAACAACCTGGTGCTGGTGGTGGCTGCCTCGATGATCCTGCTCGGCACGTTGTATCCGCTGATCCTCGATGCCATCAGCGGCGCCAAGCTGTCGGTCGGCCCACCGTACTTCAATGCACTGTTCATACCGTTGATGGCGTTGCTGATGGTGGTGATGGCGGTCGGCGTGATCGTGCGCTGGAAAGACACCCCGGTGAAATGGCTGGCCAACATGTTGACCCCGGTGCTGTTGGGCAGCGTCGCTCTGGCGGTCGTTGCCGGTATTGCCTATGGCGATTTCAACTGGGCGGTGATCGCAACCTTCCTGCTGGCGGCCTGGGTGTTGCTGGCCGGCGTGCGCGACATCTTCGACAAGACGCGCCACAAAGGCCTGATCAAAGGCCTGCCGACCCTGACCCGCAGTTACTGGGGCATGCAACTCGCCCACCTCGGTATCGCCGTCTGCGCGCTGGGCGTGGTGTTGTCGAGCCAGAACAGTGCCGAACGTGACCTGCGTCTGGCGCCGGGCGAGTCGATGGATCTGGCCGGTTATCAGTTCGTGTTCGAAGGCGCCAAACATTTCGAAGGCCCGAATTTCACCTCCGACAAGGGCACCATCCGGGTGATCCGCGATGGCCGTGAAGTCAGCGTGCTGCACCCGGAAAAACGCCTGTACACCGTGCAGAGTTCGATGATGACCGAAGCCGGGATCGACGCCGGCTTCACCCGCGACCTCTATGTCGCGCTGGGTGAACCACTGGGCGACGACGCCTGGGCGGTGCGGGTGCATGTGAAGCCGTTCGTGCGCTGGATCTGGTTCGGCGGTCTGCTGACCGGCCTGGGCGGGCTGCTGGCGGCGCTGGACCGGCGTTACCGAGTCAAGGTCAAAGCCAAAGTGCGTGAAGCGCTGGGCATGGAAGGAGCCGCTGCATGA
- a CDS encoding chemotaxis protein CheW, whose protein sequence is MNDKATAAKGSEDPILQWVTFKLDNETYGINVMRVQEVLRYTEIAPVPGAPSYVLGIINLRGNVVTVIDTRQRFGLMSGEISDNTRIVIIEADKQVVGIMVDSVAEVVYLRQSEIETAPNVGNEESAKFIQGVCNKNNELLILVELDKMMTEEEWSELENI, encoded by the coding sequence ATGAACGACAAGGCTACGGCGGCAAAGGGTTCCGAAGATCCGATCCTGCAATGGGTGACCTTCAAGCTGGACAACGAAACCTACGGCATCAACGTGATGCGCGTTCAGGAAGTCCTGCGCTACACCGAGATCGCTCCGGTTCCGGGTGCGCCAAGCTACGTGCTGGGCATCATCAACCTGCGCGGCAACGTGGTGACCGTGATCGATACCCGTCAGCGCTTCGGCCTGATGAGCGGCGAGATCAGCGACAACACCCGTATCGTCATCATCGAAGCCGACAAGCAAGTGGTCGGCATCATGGTCGACAGCGTGGCTGAAGTGGTTTACCTGCGTCAGTCGGAAATCGAGACCGCACCGAACGTCGGTAACGAAGAGTCGGCCAAGTTCATCCAGGGCGTATGCAACAAGAACAACGAGTTGCTGATCCTGGTCGAGCTGGACAAGATGATGACTGAAGAAGAATGGTCGGAACTGGAGAACATCTGA
- the ccmA gene encoding cytochrome c biogenesis heme-transporting ATPase CcmA: protein MTSPVLQTVALACERDLRLLFDNLELRLASGDMVQISGPNGSGKTSLLRLLAGLMQPTDGQVLLNGKPLGEQRSELARNLLWIGHAAGIKDLLTPEENLAWLCALHQPAERDAIWQALAAVGLRGFEDVPCHSLSAGQQRRVALARLYLDSPPLWILDEPFTALDKQGVAQLEEHLAGHCERGGLVVLTTHHTLSRMPAGYRDIDLGNWAV from the coding sequence TTGACCAGTCCTGTCCTGCAAACCGTTGCCCTCGCGTGTGAACGTGATCTCAGACTGCTCTTCGACAATCTCGAATTGAGACTGGCCAGTGGCGATATGGTGCAGATCAGCGGTCCCAACGGCAGCGGCAAGACCAGCTTGTTGCGCTTGCTGGCCGGCCTGATGCAGCCGACTGACGGTCAGGTGCTGCTCAACGGCAAGCCGCTGGGCGAGCAACGCAGCGAACTGGCACGCAACCTGTTGTGGATCGGTCACGCCGCCGGGATCAAGGACTTGCTTACGCCGGAAGAAAACCTCGCCTGGCTCTGCGCCCTGCATCAACCCGCCGAACGCGACGCCATCTGGCAGGCCCTGGCGGCGGTTGGATTGCGTGGTTTCGAGGATGTTCCCTGCCATAGTCTGTCTGCCGGCCAGCAGCGCCGCGTGGCGCTGGCGCGGTTGTATCTGGACAGCCCGCCGTTGTGGATTCTCGACGAACCCTTCACCGCCCTCGACAAGCAGGGCGTGGCACAGCTTGAAGAACACCTGGCCGGGCACTGCGAACGGGGAGGGCTGGTGGTGCTCACCACGCACCACACCTTGAGCCGGATGCCGGCCGGTTATCGCGACATCGATCTGGGGAATTGGGCGGTATGA
- a CDS encoding DsbE family thiol:disulfide interchange protein: protein MRRWLMLVPLAIFLLVAVFLYRGLYLDPAELPSAMIGKPFPEFSLPAVQGDKTLTKADILGKPALVNVWGTWCISCRVEHPVLNKLAERGVVIYGINYKDTNADALKWLAEFHNPYQLDIRDDEGSLGLNLGVYGAPETFFIDAKGIIRDKYVGVIDEQVWREKLAAKYQALVDEAKP from the coding sequence ATGAGACGTTGGTTGATGCTGGTGCCACTGGCGATTTTCTTGCTGGTGGCGGTATTTCTTTATCGCGGTCTGTACCTGGATCCGGCGGAGCTGCCGTCGGCGATGATCGGCAAACCGTTCCCGGAGTTTTCCCTGCCGGCGGTGCAGGGCGACAAGACCCTGACCAAGGCTGACATCCTCGGCAAACCGGCGCTGGTCAACGTCTGGGGCACCTGGTGCATTTCCTGCCGGGTCGAGCACCCGGTGCTGAACAAACTCGCCGAGCGCGGCGTGGTGATCTACGGCATCAACTACAAGGACACCAACGCCGATGCGCTGAAGTGGCTGGCCGAGTTCCACAATCCGTATCAACTCGACATCCGCGATGACGAAGGCTCCCTGGGCCTGAACCTCGGTGTCTACGGCGCGCCGGAAACCTTCTTCATCGACGCCAAGGGCATCATCCGCGACAAGTACGTCGGCGTGATCGACGAGCAGGTCTGGCGGGAAAAGCTGGCGGCCAAATATCAGGCGCTGGTCGATGAGGCCAAGCCATGA
- a CDS encoding cytochrome c-type biogenesis protein yields MKRFLAAMVLGLSMAGVAHAAIDTYEFAKEGDRERFRELTKELRCPKCQNQDIADSNAPIAADLRKEIFRMLGEGKDNQQIIDFMVDRYGDFVRYKPALNAKTALLWFGPAGLLLGGFVVIAVIVRRRRGQRAETPQSLSPEERQRLDQLLDKNQE; encoded by the coding sequence ATGAAGCGCTTTTTAGCTGCCATGGTGCTGGGCTTGAGCATGGCCGGTGTGGCCCACGCCGCTATCGACACCTACGAGTTTGCCAAAGAAGGCGATCGCGAGCGTTTTCGCGAACTGACCAAGGAGCTGCGCTGCCCCAAATGCCAGAACCAGGACATCGCCGATTCCAATGCGCCGATTGCCGCCGACCTGCGCAAAGAGATTTTCCGCATGCTCGGCGAGGGCAAGGACAATCAGCAGATCATCGACTTCATGGTCGACCGCTACGGTGATTTCGTCCGCTACAAGCCGGCGCTCAATGCCAAGACCGCGTTGCTCTGGTTCGGCCCGGCCGGTTTGTTGCTGGGCGGGTTCGTGGTGATTGCCGTGATCGTCCGCCGCCGTCGCGGGCAACGCGCCGAGACGCCGCAATCGCTGTCCCCTGAAGAGCGTCAGCGCCTCGACCAACTGTTGGATAAAAACCAAGAATGA
- a CDS encoding CheW domain-containing protein has protein sequence MNRPIKLTSRPQLAVQSYLDSLLQEVTDEVEQEIAAPAKEVETAAALDEFQAAVLEEQARDAQKAARPVAPVVAPAAVVAKAPATLIKEPEPVRVVSTLAPLLQSQLLQSPPAPAVPEPAPEAPAPAPVEPTLVAPLVEVHLPPSNTPPPVETDGRPAWASEAFECLLFDVAGLTLAVPLVCLGSIYSLAGHELTPLFGQPEWFLGILPSQAGNLKVLDTARWVMPDRYRDDFRQGLQYVISVQGYEWGLAVHQVSRSLRLDPNEIKWRSQRGQRPWLAGTVIEHMCALLDVSALAELIASGGAKHMSGSKPNHKPT, from the coding sequence ATGAATCGGCCGATCAAACTGACTTCGCGTCCGCAACTGGCTGTGCAGTCCTATCTGGACAGCTTGCTGCAGGAAGTGACAGACGAGGTCGAGCAGGAAATCGCAGCGCCGGCCAAGGAGGTCGAAACTGCTGCGGCACTCGATGAATTCCAGGCTGCCGTGCTTGAAGAGCAGGCCCGGGATGCGCAAAAAGCCGCCCGGCCGGTCGCCCCGGTCGTAGCGCCTGCCGCTGTGGTGGCGAAGGCACCTGCGACGTTGATCAAAGAGCCTGAACCGGTGCGCGTGGTTTCGACCCTGGCACCGCTGCTGCAATCCCAGCTTCTGCAAAGCCCTCCGGCTCCGGCGGTGCCAGAGCCCGCGCCTGAAGCGCCTGCGCCAGCCCCGGTCGAGCCGACCCTGGTGGCGCCGCTGGTCGAAGTGCATCTGCCACCCAGCAATACGCCGCCACCGGTGGAAACCGATGGCCGTCCGGCCTGGGCGTCGGAAGCGTTCGAGTGCCTGCTGTTCGACGTGGCCGGGCTGACGCTGGCGGTGCCGTTGGTGTGCCTGGGCTCGATCTATTCGCTGGCCGGCCACGAACTGACGCCACTGTTCGGTCAGCCGGAGTGGTTCCTCGGCATCCTGCCGAGCCAGGCCGGCAACCTGAAGGTGCTGGACACCGCGCGCTGGGTCATGCCGGATCGCTATCGCGATGACTTCCGTCAGGGTCTGCAATACGTGATTTCGGTTCAGGGTTACGAGTGGGGCCTGGCGGTGCATCAGGTCAGTCGCTCGCTGCGTCTGGATCCGAATGAAATCAAATGGAGAAGTCAGCGGGGTCAGCGGCCATGGCTCGCCGGCACGGTGATTGAACACATGTGCGCCTTGCTCGATGTCTCCGCTCTGGCCGAGTTGATCGCCAGCGGTGGGGCAAAGCACATGTCCGGCAGTAAGCCGAACCACAAACCGACATAA
- the ccmB gene encoding heme exporter protein CcmB: MSVFGLLVARESRLLFRRPAELANPLIFFAIVIALFPLAVGPETQVLQNLSPGLVWVAALLSVLLSLDGLFRSDFEDGSLEQWVLSPHPLPLLVLAKVLAHWLFSGLALVLLSPLLALMLGLPAACLPVLLLSLLLGTPVLSLLGAVGAALTVGLKRGGLLLALLILPLYIPVLILGSGALQAALQGMPAIGYLLWLGSLTALAITLTPFAIAAGLKISVGE; the protein is encoded by the coding sequence ATGAGTGTGTTCGGCCTGCTGGTTGCCCGTGAATCCCGACTGCTGTTCCGCCGCCCGGCGGAGCTGGCCAATCCGCTGATTTTCTTCGCCATCGTCATTGCCCTGTTCCCGCTGGCCGTCGGACCGGAAACTCAAGTATTGCAAAACTTGTCCCCGGGGTTAGTCTGGGTGGCGGCACTTTTGTCGGTCCTGCTCTCGCTGGACGGGCTTTTCCGCAGTGATTTCGAAGACGGATCCCTCGAACAGTGGGTCCTTTCGCCGCACCCCCTGCCACTTCTGGTATTGGCCAAGGTGCTGGCACACTGGCTTTTTTCCGGGCTGGCACTGGTTTTGCTCTCGCCGTTACTGGCGTTGATGCTCGGGTTGCCGGCTGCGTGTCTGCCGGTATTGTTGCTTTCGTTGCTGCTGGGTACTCCGGTGCTGAGTTTGCTCGGCGCGGTGGGCGCGGCGCTGACGGTCGGTCTGAAGCGCGGTGGCCTGTTGCTGGCGCTGCTGATTCTGCCGTTGTACATCCCGGTGTTGATCCTGGGCAGTGGCGCCTTGCAGGCGGCGTTGCAGGGGATGCCGGCGATTGGTTATCTGTTGTGGCTTGGTAGCCTGACCGCCCTGGCGATAACCCTGACACCCTTTGCAATAGCTGCTGGCCTGAAGATCAGCGTCGGCGAATAA
- the ccmD gene encoding heme exporter protein CcmD — MSFASFGDFLAMGHHGLYVWSAYGICLAVLILNVAAPIAARKRYLQQEARRLRRENGK, encoded by the coding sequence ATGAGTTTCGCGTCATTCGGCGACTTCCTCGCCATGGGCCATCACGGCCTGTATGTCTGGTCGGCCTACGGCATCTGTCTGGCGGTACTGATCCTCAACGTGGCGGCGCCGATCGCGGCCCGCAAGCGTTATCTGCAACAAGAGGCGCGTCGTCTGCGCCGGGAGAACGGCAAGTGA
- a CDS encoding heme ABC transporter permease, whose translation MNWTWFHKLGSPKWFYGISSKFLPWLSIAALLLIAVGVVWGLAFAPPDYQQGNSFRIIYIHVPAAMLAQSSYVMLAVCGVVGLVWKMKLADVALQCAAPIGAWMTAVALITGAIWGKPTWGSWWVWDARLTSMLILLFLYFGVIALGNAISNRDSAAKACAVLAIVGVINIPIIKYSVEWWNTLHQGATFTLTEKPAMPVEMWLPLLLTVLGFYCFFGAVLLLRMRLEVLKREARASWVKEEVQNSLEAAR comes from the coding sequence ATGAACTGGACCTGGTTTCACAAGCTCGGCTCGCCCAAGTGGTTCTACGGCATCAGCAGCAAGTTCCTGCCGTGGCTGAGCATCGCAGCGTTGCTGCTGATCGCTGTCGGCGTCGTCTGGGGCCTGGCCTTCGCGCCGCCGGACTATCAGCAAGGCAACAGCTTTCGCATCATCTATATCCACGTACCCGCTGCGATGCTCGCTCAGTCGAGCTACGTGATGCTGGCGGTGTGCGGTGTGGTCGGGCTGGTGTGGAAGATGAAACTGGCCGACGTCGCCCTGCAATGCGCCGCGCCGATCGGCGCGTGGATGACCGCCGTGGCGCTGATCACCGGGGCGATCTGGGGCAAGCCGACCTGGGGTTCGTGGTGGGTCTGGGACGCGCGGCTGACCTCGATGCTGATTCTGCTGTTCCTGTATTTCGGCGTGATCGCGCTGGGCAACGCCATCAGCAACCGCGACAGCGCCGCCAAGGCCTGCGCGGTGCTGGCCATCGTCGGTGTGATCAACATTCCGATCATCAAATACTCGGTGGAGTGGTGGAACACCCTGCACCAGGGCGCGACGTTCACCCTCACCGAAAAACCGGCCATGCCCGTCGAGATGTGGCTGCCGCTGCTGCTGACGGTGCTGGGTTTCTATTGCTTCTTTGGCGCCGTGCTGTTGCTGCGCATGCGCCTTGAAGTGCTCAAGCGCGAAGCCCGCGCCAGTTGGGTGAAAGAAGAAGTGCAGAACAGCCTGGAGGCCGCTCGATGA
- a CDS encoding flagellar hook-length control protein FliK, protein MTGEMNILPLPPTTPATARPQVGELLKLLTPVDGLIAAGQSAKAEVLSLKQADQTFQLLLKVTLDSGRQTTVQATSNLPLPQGTSLAITQPSAGNLAITVQQAIASSVATLTRIDTAQLPVGTLLQGKVLTAQALPQVPGQPTVFRSMVSLLNTALSGSTLSIDSPQPLRIGTLLSALVQDSQTLKFLPLSNRQEQLAVSQQLVSQQSRQGSLDGLLKMLQSLPPATDQTSRDLRAAVDRLLANLPDVQQLSTPKGLAQALANSGVFLETKLLTGQNPTLVPDMKADLLKLIAQLTPGLPGNTNLNAIIAANTLAQALPSFVRNALGMLGQVSAKPVPSSFPLPDRLLQSLEGEGDLEHLLRLAAAAVSRLQSHQLSSLEQTGVTDDGRLLSTWQLEIPMRNLQDIVPLQVKFQREEAPQNQESNEQRRDEREPKQQLWRVDLAFDMEPLGPMQIQAQLISGSLSSQLWAERPYTASLIESNLTALRQRLLDSGLNVGDLDCHLGTPPQGIQTRLEHRWVDETA, encoded by the coding sequence ATGACAGGCGAAATGAACATCCTCCCGCTCCCGCCCACCACCCCGGCGACCGCTCGCCCGCAGGTGGGTGAGCTGTTGAAGTTGCTGACGCCGGTCGACGGGCTGATTGCCGCCGGCCAGAGCGCCAAGGCCGAGGTGTTGTCGCTCAAGCAGGCGGATCAGACCTTTCAATTGCTGCTCAAGGTGACACTGGACAGCGGCCGTCAGACCACCGTGCAAGCCACCAGCAATCTGCCGCTGCCTCAGGGCACCAGCCTGGCGATCACCCAGCCGTCGGCGGGCAATCTGGCGATCACCGTGCAACAGGCCATCGCCAGCAGCGTCGCCACCCTCACCCGCATCGACACCGCGCAATTGCCGGTCGGCACGCTGCTGCAAGGCAAGGTGCTGACGGCTCAGGCCCTGCCACAGGTGCCGGGGCAACCGACGGTGTTCCGCTCGATGGTCAGCCTGCTCAACACCGCGCTCAGCGGCAGCACCCTGAGCATCGACAGCCCGCAACCGTTGCGCATCGGCACCCTGCTGTCGGCGCTGGTGCAAGACTCGCAGACCCTGAAGTTCCTGCCGCTGAGCAATCGCCAGGAACAACTGGCGGTCAGCCAGCAACTGGTCAGTCAGCAAAGCCGTCAGGGTTCGCTCGACGGCTTGCTGAAAATGCTCCAGAGCCTGCCGCCCGCCACTGATCAGACGTCCCGGGATTTGCGCGCCGCCGTGGACAGGCTGCTCGCCAACCTGCCCGACGTGCAGCAACTGAGCACCCCAAAAGGTCTGGCCCAGGCGCTGGCCAACAGCGGTGTGTTCCTGGAGACCAAACTGCTGACCGGACAGAACCCGACGCTGGTTCCGGACATGAAAGCCGATCTGCTCAAGCTGATCGCCCAGCTCACCCCCGGCCTGCCGGGCAACACCAACCTGAACGCGATCATCGCTGCCAACACCCTGGCCCAGGCGCTACCGAGTTTCGTGCGCAACGCCCTCGGCATGCTCGGTCAGGTCAGCGCGAAACCGGTGCCAAGCAGTTTCCCGCTGCCCGACCGGTTGCTGCAAAGTCTGGAAGGCGAAGGCGATCTGGAGCATCTGCTGCGCCTCGCCGCAGCCGCCGTGTCACGCCTGCAGAGTCATCAGCTGTCGAGCCTGGAGCAGACCGGCGTCACCGACGACGGCCGCCTGCTCAGCACCTGGCAACTGGAAATCCCGATGCGCAACCTGCAGGACATCGTGCCGCTGCAGGTCAAGTTCCAGCGCGAAGAAGCGCCGCAGAACCAGGAATCGAACGAGCAGCGCCGCGATGAACGGGAACCGAAACAACAACTGTGGCGCGTCGATCTGGCGTTCGACATGGAACCGCTGGGGCCGATGCAGATTCAGGCACAGTTGATCAGCGGCAGCCTGTCCAGCCAGTTGTGGGCCGAGCGGCCGTACACCGCGAGCCTGATCGAAAGCAATCTGACCGCACTGCGCCAGCGTCTGCTGGATTCCGGGCTGAATGTCGGCGACCTCGACTGCCACCTCGGCACCCCGCCGCAAGGCATCCAAACCCGCCTCGAACACCGCTGGGTCGATGAAACCGCATGA
- a CDS encoding DUF2802 domain-containing protein yields the protein MILEVAVIVLFLFWAGTLAMFLAYIKAQRLIAAQQAQGDALRDQRIKDLAKRVDDYQNGNVRMGEALHELRSVVGPIPDKISQLEQRDPSSLSFAQAAKLVGMGASVDELTQSCGLTQAEAELMRKLHKN from the coding sequence TTGATTCTGGAGGTAGCGGTCATTGTCCTGTTCCTGTTCTGGGCAGGCACGCTGGCGATGTTTCTGGCGTACATCAAGGCGCAGCGCCTGATTGCTGCGCAACAGGCCCAGGGCGATGCGCTGCGTGATCAGCGCATCAAGGACCTGGCCAAGCGTGTCGACGATTACCAGAACGGCAACGTGCGCATGGGCGAAGCCCTGCACGAGCTGCGCTCGGTCGTCGGTCCGATCCCGGACAAAATCTCCCAGCTCGAACAGCGCGATCCTTCCAGCCTGTCATTCGCCCAGGCGGCGAAGCTGGTGGGGATGGGCGCGAGTGTTGATGAGCTGACCCAGTCCTGCGGGTTGACCCAGGCTGAGGCGGAGTTGATGCGCAAGCTGCACAAGAACTGA
- a CDS encoding EscU/YscU/HrcU family type III secretion system export apparatus switch protein has protein sequence MNDTTAPRQAIALKYDGSHAPTLTAKGDEELAEEILRIARDCEVPIYENAELVKLLARMELGDSIPEELYRTIAEIIAFAWNLKGKFPAGHNPDAPMVEKDVTDRGDDY, from the coding sequence ATGAATGACACCACCGCTCCACGCCAGGCCATCGCCCTCAAATACGACGGCAGCCACGCCCCGACCCTCACCGCCAAGGGCGACGAAGAACTGGCCGAAGAAATCCTGCGGATCGCCCGCGACTGTGAAGTACCGATCTACGAGAACGCCGAACTGGTGAAGTTGCTGGCGCGCATGGAACTGGGCGACAGCATTCCTGAAGAGCTGTACCGCACGATCGCCGAAATCATCGCGTTTGCCTGGAACCTCAAGGGCAAGTTCCCGGCGGGACACAATCCGGATGCGCCGATGGTCGAGAAAGACGTCACCGATCGCGGCGACGATTATTGA
- the ccmE gene encoding cytochrome c maturation protein CcmE, with the protein MNPLRKKRLIIILAILVGVGAAVGLALSALQQNINLFYTPTQIANGEAPQGTRIRAGGMVEKGSLQRSPDSLDVKFVVTDFNKSVTITYRGILPDLFREGQGIVALGKLNADGVVVADEVLAKHDEKYMPPEVTKALKDSGQSAPTPAKEG; encoded by the coding sequence GTGAATCCGCTGCGCAAAAAACGCTTGATCATCATCCTGGCAATTCTGGTCGGGGTCGGCGCTGCCGTCGGCCTGGCCCTGAGCGCCCTGCAGCAGAACATCAACCTGTTTTACACCCCGACCCAGATCGCCAACGGCGAAGCGCCGCAGGGCACCCGCATCCGCGCCGGCGGCATGGTCGAGAAAGGTTCGCTGCAACGTTCCCCTGATTCGCTGGACGTCAAATTCGTGGTCACCGACTTCAACAAGTCCGTGACCATTACTTATCGCGGGATCCTCCCGGACCTGTTCCGCGAAGGGCAGGGCATTGTGGCGCTCGGCAAGCTCAACGCCGATGGCGTGGTGGTTGCCGATGAAGTACTGGCCAAGCACGACGAGAAATACATGCCGCCGGAAGTGACCAAAGCCCTGAAGGACAGCGGTCAATCCGCGCCAACCCCTGCGAAGGAGGGTTGA